A DNA window from Peromyscus leucopus breed LL Stock chromosome 3, UCI_PerLeu_2.1, whole genome shotgun sequence contains the following coding sequences:
- the Dnajb8 gene encoding dnaJ homolog subfamily B member 8, protein MANYYEVLGVQSSASAEDIKKAYRKLALRWHPDKNPDNKEEAEKKFKQVSEAYEVLSDSKKRSVYDRAGCDGWRAGGGGNVPHGSPFGAGYPFRNPEDIFREFFGGADPFSFDFWDTPFSDRGRSYGLRGAFSSGFGELPAFMEAFSCFDTLSRGGGSRATFSSTSIGGSSSGNSGFKSVMSSTEMVNGRKVTTKRIVENGQERVEVEEDGQLRSVTVNGKEKLMRVDTK, encoded by the coding sequence ATGGCCAACTACTACGAAGTGTTAGGTGTACAGTCCAGTGCTTCCGCCGAGGACATCAAGAAGGCGTATCGAAAGCTGGCTTTGCGTTGGCACCCCGACAAGAACCCTGACAACAAGGAGGAGGCTGAGAAGAAGTTCAAGCAGGTGTCTGAGGCCTACGAGGTCCTGTCCGACTCTAAAAAGCGCTCTGTGTACGACCGGGCAGGCTGTGACGGCTGGAGGGCTGGCGGTGGCGGCAACGTGCCCCACGGCAGTCCCTTCGGCGCTGGCTACCCCTTCCGCAACCCTGAGGATATCTTCCGTGAGTTCTTTGGGGGGGCGGACCCTTTCTCCTTTGACTTCTGGGACACCCCATTCAGCGACCGCGGCCGGTCCTACGGTTTGCGTGGGGCCTTCTCTTCGGGCTTCGGGGAGTTGCCAGCGTTCATGGAGGCCTTCTCGTGCTTCGATACCCTGAGCCGCGGTGGGGGCAGCCGCGCCACCTTCTCGTCCACCTCCATCGGTGGCTCCAGTTCAGGCAACTCGGGGTTCAAGTCAGTGATGTCCTCCACGGAGATGGTGAACGGCCGCAAGGTGACCACCAAGCGCATCGTTGAGAACGGCCAGGAgcgggtggaggtggaggaggatggaCAGCTCCGGTCAGTAACTGTCAACGGCAAGGAGAAGCTCATGCGGGTGGACACCAAGTGA